From Dehalococcoidia bacterium, a single genomic window includes:
- a CDS encoding Glu/Leu/Phe/Val dehydrogenase, whose product MVSVAPAANAPGPNLWEMALAQFDAAADRLNLDDTLRVVLRAPKRELIVNFPVKMDNGKVRVFTGYRVQHSVARGPAKGGIRYAPTVDLNEVRALAMWMTWKTALIGLPFGGAKGGVVCDPRVLSPGELERLTRRYATEISIIIGADKDIPAPDLGTGPREMGWIMDTISQHIGYAVPAVVTGKPVAIGGSEGRAEATARGIVIIAAAAARHLNFDLAGATVAVQGFGNVGGGVVKLLSQLGARVVAVSDVNGGAYDPAGLDYERLRRYHQVTGTVDGFGERITNAELLELPVDILVPAAVQHQITAANAPHVRAKLIVEGANGPTTPDADAILESNGVTVVPDILANAGGVTVSYFEWVQDLQEYFWEEAEVNSRLERLLTRAFDAVVALAAHERISLRLAASMLAVHRVAETYAARGLYP is encoded by the coding sequence ATGGTGTCTGTCGCGCCGGCGGCGAATGCTCCTGGGCCCAATCTCTGGGAGATGGCACTCGCTCAGTTTGATGCCGCGGCCGACCGGCTCAATCTCGACGATACCCTGCGCGTCGTCCTCCGGGCGCCGAAGCGCGAACTGATCGTCAACTTCCCGGTCAAGATGGACAACGGCAAAGTGCGCGTCTTCACGGGGTATCGCGTTCAGCATAGCGTTGCTCGGGGTCCCGCCAAAGGCGGCATCCGTTATGCCCCGACGGTCGACCTCAACGAAGTCCGGGCGCTCGCGATGTGGATGACCTGGAAGACGGCGCTGATTGGGCTTCCCTTCGGCGGCGCGAAGGGCGGCGTCGTCTGCGACCCGAGGGTGCTGTCGCCCGGCGAGCTCGAGCGGCTCACTCGCCGCTACGCCACCGAGATTTCGATCATTATCGGGGCAGACAAAGATATCCCCGCCCCCGACCTTGGAACCGGCCCGCGCGAGATGGGCTGGATCATGGACACAATCAGCCAGCACATCGGCTACGCGGTCCCTGCGGTGGTGACCGGAAAACCGGTCGCCATCGGCGGCTCAGAAGGACGCGCCGAGGCGACCGCGCGCGGGATCGTCATCATCGCCGCAGCGGCGGCGCGCCACCTGAACTTCGACCTCGCGGGCGCTACGGTCGCGGTTCAAGGCTTCGGCAATGTCGGCGGGGGCGTTGTCAAGCTGCTGAGCCAGCTCGGCGCAAGGGTGGTCGCCGTCTCAGATGTGAATGGAGGAGCGTACGACCCGGCAGGGCTCGACTACGAGCGGCTGCGCCGCTACCACCAAGTCACCGGCACGGTCGACGGCTTCGGCGAACGGATCACCAACGCCGAACTGCTCGAGCTCCCCGTCGACATCCTCGTGCCGGCGGCTGTTCAGCACCAGATCACCGCTGCGAACGCTCCGCACGTCCGCGCGAAGCTGATCGTTGAAGGCGCCAACGGTCCCACCACCCCGGACGCCGACGCCATCCTCGAGTCAAACGGCGTGACCGTTGTTCCGGACATCCTCGCCAATGCGGGCGGCGTCACTGTCAGCTACTTCGAGTGGGTGCAAGATCTGCAGGAATATTTCTGGGAGGAAGCCGAAGTCAACAGCCGCCTCGAGCGGCTGTTGACGCGTGCCTTCGACGCGGTCGTCGCTCTCGCCGCTCACGAGCGGATCTCGCTTCGGCTCGCCGCCTCGATGCTGGCGGTGCACCGCGTCGCCGAGACCTATGCCGCTCGAGGGCTGTACCCGTGA
- a CDS encoding GDSL-type esterase/lipase family protein: MIGARWSLFLLATVTALASCGRQDVPPAAPRPLVLVAIGASDAVGIGASDPARTGWVPQVHQQMPAGTQLRNLGQPGARIADAIVSQLPVALAASPDYVLIWLAVNDFLAGTPLSAYERDLDFLLRSLSEGTRAQVFIATIPHLGALPALAGRDQQQLARRVEEWNGVIARVAAANGAVVVDLARAWRDLAFSPDYVSADGFHPSDAGHRRIAELFWEAMGAPAPSAR; encoded by the coding sequence ATGATCGGCGCGCGTTGGTCCCTCTTTCTCCTCGCTACCGTGACCGCCCTCGCCAGCTGCGGCAGGCAGGATGTCCCTCCCGCTGCGCCTCGCCCCCTCGTCCTCGTCGCGATCGGCGCCTCGGACGCCGTTGGCATCGGCGCCTCCGACCCAGCGCGGACGGGCTGGGTGCCGCAAGTGCACCAGCAGATGCCCGCCGGCACGCAACTGCGCAATCTGGGGCAGCCTGGCGCTCGGATTGCTGACGCGATCGTCTCCCAGCTTCCTGTCGCCCTTGCCGCCTCTCCCGATTATGTCCTTATTTGGCTCGCCGTCAACGATTTCCTCGCCGGCACGCCGCTCTCCGCCTATGAGCGAGACCTCGATTTCCTGCTCCGCTCTTTAAGCGAGGGAACCCGCGCGCAGGTCTTCATCGCGACCATCCCGCATCTCGGTGCGCTTCCCGCGCTCGCGGGACGCGACCAGCAGCAGCTGGCGAGGCGCGTCGAGGAATGGAATGGCGTCATCGCTCGGGTGGCAGCCGCGAACGGCGCGGTCGTGGTCGACCTCGCCCGGGCGTGGCGCGACCTCGCCTTCTCCCCCGACTATGTCTCCGCCGACGGCTTTCATCCCAGCGATGCAGGCCACCGCCGCATCGCCGAACTGTTCTGGGAAGCGATGGGCGCGCCTGCGCCATCGGCGCGGTGA
- a CDS encoding GntR family transcriptional regulator, translating into MVTRILVTIRRRLLTGLTGLAVRPRLLSEEIYTTLRNAIIEERLPPGMKIVEERLASELGVSRIPLREALHKLERDGFVESLAHRGFRVASFTESDIRQIYEIREFLEVPAAVKAIDNLRKTGFTQLEEALEAMRESVKTNEPVRIVSQHVRFHQLIYNAGDNPRLVQMLGPFMELGFTYRVARRAGINGWDEFLNAHQRLIDVLREGTPEQVRDEMIAHLRLGQRTSLSVLTG; encoded by the coding sequence ATGGTAACCCGAATACTTGTGACCATAAGGAGGCGGCTCCTGACTGGACTGACTGGCTTAGCTGTTCGTCCTCGACTCCTGAGCGAGGAGATCTACACCACCCTGCGCAACGCCATCATCGAGGAGCGTCTTCCGCCTGGGATGAAAATCGTCGAAGAGCGGCTCGCCAGCGAGCTCGGCGTCAGCCGTATCCCGCTTCGGGAGGCGCTTCATAAGCTCGAACGCGACGGCTTCGTCGAATCGCTCGCTCACCGCGGCTTTCGCGTCGCCTCTTTCACCGAGAGCGACATCCGGCAAATCTACGAGATTCGCGAATTTCTCGAGGTGCCGGCAGCGGTGAAAGCGATCGACAATCTCCGCAAGACCGGCTTTACCCAGCTTGAGGAGGCGCTGGAAGCGATGCGCGAGTCGGTCAAGACCAATGAGCCGGTGCGCATCGTCAGCCAGCACGTTCGCTTCCATCAACTGATCTACAACGCCGGCGACAATCCTCGGCTGGTTCAGATGCTCGGCCCCTTCATGGAGCTTGGGTTCACCTACCGCGTGGCCCGCCGCGCGGGCATCAACGGCTGGGATGAATTTCTCAACGCGCACCAGCGCCTGATCGACGTGCTGCGCGAAGGAACGCCCGAGCAGGTGCGGGACGAGATGATCGCGCATCTGCGGCTAGGACAGCGCACGTCATTGAGTGTCCTGACCGGCTAA
- a CDS encoding ComF family protein produces MATVSQGAAIVLTCILDFLFPRRCLGCGVEGRYLCRRCHPMAVPRCPRCGATAGCSCWVGSPLDAVASLGAYHGLLALAIRTMKYRGVADIARELGEALGSAVAAGEVLVPVPLHPQRERERGYNPAALLARAAAHRRGKVARCLKRVRATPTQVGLDAAARRRNVAGAFALAGSLPPALVLIDDVITTGATLEECARAARAAGVRAVRALVVAHAQLDKDR; encoded by the coding sequence TTGGCAACTGTCAGTCAAGGGGCTGCCATCGTTCTCACGTGCATTCTGGATTTCCTCTTCCCGCGCCGCTGCCTCGGCTGCGGCGTCGAAGGACGGTATCTCTGCCGCCGCTGCCACCCGATGGCCGTTCCTCGCTGTCCTCGCTGCGGCGCGACGGCTGGCTGCAGCTGCTGGGTGGGCTCGCCGCTTGACGCGGTTGCGTCGCTCGGCGCCTATCATGGTCTGCTTGCGCTGGCGATCCGGACGATGAAATATCGCGGCGTCGCCGACATTGCCCGCGAGCTTGGAGAGGCGCTCGGTTCTGCCGTCGCAGCGGGGGAGGTGCTGGTGCCGGTGCCGCTGCACCCGCAGCGTGAGCGCGAACGGGGCTATAACCCTGCCGCTCTGCTCGCGCGCGCGGCGGCGCATCGCCGGGGGAAGGTCGCCCGGTGCCTGAAGCGGGTGCGGGCTACCCCGACCCAAGTTGGGCTCGATGCTGCGGCGCGCCGGCGCAATGTTGCCGGCGCCTTTGCCCTTGCCGGCTCGCTGCCGCCCGCCCTCGTTTTGATCGACGACGTGATAACGACCGGGGCCACCCTTGAAGAGTGTGCGCGGGCGGCGCGCGCGGCTGGCGTTCGCGCTGTGCGCGCCCTCGTCGTTGCCCACGCCCAGCTTGACAAAGACCGTTGA
- a CDS encoding pilus assembly protein, with the protein MHDDGQSGQGMIEYALIIFLVAVVVIAVLVLVGPRIGSMYSSLVQAI; encoded by the coding sequence ATGCACGATGACGGCCAGTCAGGGCAAGGGATGATCGAATATGCCCTCATCATCTTCCTCGTTGCCGTCGTAGTGATCGCGGTGCTCGTTCTGGTCGGCCCGCGGATCGGCAGCATGTATTCCTCGCTCGTTCAAGCGATCTAG
- a CDS encoding response regulator transcription factor encodes MEKIRVLLVDPQAIFRQGLRTILSDEPDFEIVGECGEGPQALELVDWLQPDVVIADVRLPGIDGLELTRKMRMAARSTAFVLLSGAGDDEEMLFQAIRAGASAFFGKETSAEELIAGIRRVASGEYLINETVLTRPQVASRVLREFRELNMVEKEIEPLFAPLSNREIEILDYIARGNSNKEIARALKISDQTVKNHITSILRKLAVNDRTAAVVFALRRGWIKVD; translated from the coding sequence GTGGAGAAGATTCGGGTACTGTTGGTCGACCCGCAAGCGATCTTCCGCCAGGGGCTGCGGACCATCCTCTCCGACGAGCCCGACTTCGAGATCGTGGGCGAATGCGGCGAAGGACCCCAAGCGCTTGAACTCGTCGACTGGCTGCAGCCAGACGTGGTGATCGCCGATGTGCGGTTACCGGGGATCGACGGGCTCGAGCTGACGCGGAAGATGCGGATGGCGGCGCGCAGCACCGCCTTTGTTCTGCTCTCTGGCGCCGGCGACGACGAAGAGATGCTCTTCCAAGCGATCCGCGCCGGCGCTTCCGCCTTCTTCGGCAAGGAGACCTCCGCTGAGGAACTGATCGCGGGCATCCGCCGGGTCGCCAGCGGCGAATACCTCATCAACGAGACCGTGCTCACTCGTCCCCAAGTCGCCTCGCGCGTCCTGCGCGAGTTCCGCGAATTGAACATGGTAGAGAAGGAGATCGAGCCGCTCTTTGCGCCGCTCTCCAATCGCGAGATCGAGATCCTCGACTATATTGCGCGCGGTAACTCGAACAAGGAGATCGCCCGCGCGCTCAAAATCAGCGATCAGACCGTGAAGAACCACATCACGTCGATCTTGCGTAAGCTCGCCGTCAATGACCGGACTGCGGCGGTCGTCTTTGCGCTGCGCCGCGGGTGGATCAAGGTCGATTAG
- a CDS encoding esterase family protein → MKRLLLAALLVGGCSSGLGVLFSVRPLAGVGGATFSQPPALSRSESSAASSPTASQGTVVQRTIASRILSRELPYLVYRPAGAERGDQRYPVLYLLHGLGADCSQWPAIGIVQEADRLIAQRVIPPMVIVMPSGEDGYWMNHRPDGPRWRDYLITEFIPLVEASEPIAGSRELRAIGGISAGGHGALQLAWNNPHLFATVGAHSPGLRTEREAFPFFGRGPDFERRDPMSLAKQVARLDLDIWIDTGDSDPWRARAEQLHQTLLERGIAHQWRPQPGGHDGAYWSSRLEDYLLFYGNAFARRLRDSAVRAATLVDPAEIAPAN, encoded by the coding sequence ATGAAGCGGCTCCTCCTTGCAGCGCTGCTGGTTGGCGGGTGCAGCAGCGGTCTAGGCGTGCTCTTCAGCGTACGCCCCCTTGCCGGGGTCGGCGGCGCCACTTTCTCGCAGCCACCTGCGCTCTCCCGAAGCGAGTCCAGCGCGGCCTCATCCCCGACCGCGTCTCAAGGGACCGTCGTCCAGCGCACGATTGCGAGCCGTATCCTCAGCCGCGAGTTGCCGTATCTCGTCTACCGGCCAGCTGGGGCTGAGCGCGGCGACCAGCGCTATCCCGTGCTCTACCTGCTGCATGGCCTCGGCGCCGACTGTTCGCAGTGGCCCGCGATTGGGATCGTCCAAGAAGCGGACCGGCTGATCGCGCAGCGGGTCATCCCGCCGATGGTGATCGTGATGCCAAGCGGCGAAGATGGGTACTGGATGAACCACCGCCCCGATGGCCCACGCTGGCGCGACTACCTCATCACTGAGTTTATCCCCCTGGTGGAAGCGAGTGAACCGATCGCGGGCAGCCGCGAGCTTCGCGCGATCGGCGGGATCTCGGCCGGCGGACACGGGGCGCTGCAGTTAGCGTGGAACAATCCCCATCTCTTCGCAACCGTCGGCGCCCACAGTCCCGGCTTGCGCACAGAGCGTGAAGCATTCCCCTTCTTCGGCCGGGGCCCTGATTTCGAGCGCCGCGACCCGATGTCCCTCGCCAAGCAGGTTGCGCGCCTCGACCTTGATATCTGGATCGACACGGGCGATAGCGACCCCTGGCGAGCGCGAGCGGAGCAGCTGCATCAGACGTTGCTTGAGCGAGGGATCGCGCATCAGTGGCGGCCGCAGCCGGGCGGGCATGACGGCGCCTACTGGTCAAGCCGCCTGGAGGACTATCTCCTCTTTTATGGCAACGCCTTCGCGCGGCGGCTGCGCGACAGTGCGGTGCGCGCCGCGACGCTGGTCGATCCTGCGGAGATCGCCCCCGCTAACTGA
- a CDS encoding nitroreductase, whose protein sequence is MTMSVQEAIRARRTIKEYRPDPVPRQLIETVLQAAAWAPNHHLTQPWRFIVLEGAARIPLAELRRALKRRELREKGAPPDQVEAEAAESGAKLLRAPVLIVVACQQIGDTVRREEDYSATAAAIQNMLLAATELGLGTFWTSGPLALAPETNALFDLDPSDRIVGIIHLGFPAETPAPTHRPPPPTRWIAPHEVPKLVGRIERLVNGGVG, encoded by the coding sequence ATGACCATGAGCGTTCAGGAGGCAATCCGCGCTCGGCGAACGATCAAAGAGTACCGGCCGGACCCGGTGCCCCGGCAGCTTATCGAGACCGTGCTCCAGGCGGCCGCTTGGGCGCCGAATCACCACCTCACGCAGCCGTGGCGCTTCATTGTGCTCGAAGGCGCTGCCCGCATTCCGCTCGCAGAATTGCGCCGCGCTCTTAAGCGCCGCGAACTGCGCGAAAAAGGGGCGCCGCCCGACCAAGTCGAAGCCGAGGCCGCGGAATCTGGCGCGAAGCTGCTGCGGGCGCCCGTGCTGATCGTGGTTGCCTGCCAGCAAATCGGCGACACGGTCCGCCGCGAGGAGGACTACTCGGCAACAGCCGCCGCTATTCAGAATATGCTGCTCGCCGCAACCGAGCTGGGGCTCGGCACATTCTGGACTAGCGGCCCGCTCGCTCTCGCCCCCGAGACCAACGCCCTGTTCGACCTCGACCCGAGCGACCGGATTGTCGGGATCATCCATCTCGGCTTTCCAGCCGAAACGCCGGCGCCCACCCATCGCCCTCCTCCCCCAACCCGCTGGATTGCTCCCCACGAGGTGCCGAAGCTCGTCGGACGGATCGAACGGCTCGTCAATGGCGGAGTGGGGTAG
- the ruvC gene encoding crossover junction endodeoxyribonuclease RuvC, translating to MTEQRIVGVDPGLGTTGYGVIAVRGATIELVEGGTIRPANRRAPIEQRLATIFGDISALLREMQPVVVAIEDVYTRYERPRTAILMGHARGVIALAAGLANIPVEAYTASQVKRALTGEGRASKGQVQRAVAEVLGLPRVPEPPDVADALALALTCANARRG from the coding sequence ATGACGGAGCAGCGGATCGTCGGGGTCGACCCCGGGCTCGGCACGACCGGCTACGGGGTGATCGCTGTCCGCGGCGCAACCATCGAACTGGTTGAGGGGGGGACGATCCGCCCAGCCAACCGGCGCGCGCCGATTGAACAGCGGCTTGCGACGATCTTCGGCGATATCAGCGCGCTGCTGCGCGAGATGCAGCCGGTGGTCGTCGCGATCGAGGACGTATATACGCGGTATGAGCGGCCGCGGACGGCGATCCTGATGGGGCATGCGCGTGGCGTTATCGCCCTCGCTGCTGGTCTTGCCAATATTCCCGTCGAGGCCTACACCGCCTCGCAGGTGAAGCGGGCGCTCACTGGCGAGGGGCGCGCGAGCAAGGGCCAAGTTCAGCGGGCCGTGGCCGAGGTGCTGGGGCTCCCCCGCGTTCCTGAGCCTCCTGATGTCGCTGATGCGCTTGCTCTCGCGCTCACGTGCGCGAACGCGAGGCGAGGATGA
- a CDS encoding Holliday junction branch migration protein RuvA, with the protein MIAYLEGLLVEVHSDRIIVDVGGVGYEVIVPYFVKRSFDQKLAQSNGAPPKVKVVTLYRVSPQNPKPELIGFETVDERIFFEKLLTVSGIGAAKAAKALVYSVSTIARFIEENDVEQLARLPGFGRRTAEKVIAELRGKVLKEALLADERFADLPSLDQEIDKEALEVLRRLGFTQVEAKAAIQAARKRSGPIESAEELVQAALRAQAQG; encoded by the coding sequence ATGATTGCGTACTTGGAAGGGTTGCTCGTCGAGGTCCATTCAGACCGGATCATTGTCGATGTCGGCGGAGTCGGCTACGAGGTCATCGTGCCGTACTTCGTCAAGCGCAGCTTCGACCAGAAATTGGCGCAGTCGAACGGCGCGCCGCCAAAGGTGAAAGTGGTTACGCTCTACCGGGTCTCCCCCCAAAATCCGAAGCCGGAGCTGATCGGATTTGAAACGGTCGACGAGCGCATTTTCTTCGAGAAGCTGCTGACCGTCTCGGGGATCGGCGCGGCAAAAGCGGCCAAGGCGCTGGTGTATTCTGTCTCGACCATTGCGCGCTTCATCGAAGAGAACGATGTCGAGCAATTAGCGCGGCTGCCCGGCTTTGGGCGGCGCACGGCGGAGAAGGTGATCGCCGAGCTGCGGGGGAAAGTGTTGAAGGAGGCGCTGCTCGCGGACGAGCGCTTTGCGGACCTCCCCTCGCTTGACCAAGAGATCGACAAAGAAGCGCTCGAAGTGCTGCGCCGTCTTGGCTTCACGCAGGTCGAGGCAAAAGCAGCGATCCAAGCGGCGCGCAAGCGGAGCGGGCCGATTGAATCGGCCGAAGAGCTCGTCCAAGCAGCGCTGCGGGCGCAGGCACAGGGCTAG
- the ruvB gene encoding Holliday junction branch migration DNA helicase RuvB yields MAREKVVKRGTPPNEDAPTPLSLAEEPAIKSLRPRRLAEYIGQTHVVANLRVALQAAKQRGEPLDHVLLHGPPGLGKTTLSHIIAAEMETTMIATSGPMLEKPKDLLGILTNLETGQVLFIDEIHRIPHVVEEFLYAAMEDFQVDFVLDRGAFARTIKIPIKPFTLVGATTRAGLLTAPLRDRFGIFLHLDFYTPEELAEVVSRSADILGIPIEPEGAAEIARRSRGTPRIANRLLRRVRDYAQVHGEGVITREIAQLALEREGIDERGLDALDRRYLWTISELYAGGPVGIEALAATLNEEPDTLEEVVEPYLLKQGYVIRTASGRKTPSSRPDQPPLFSLD; encoded by the coding sequence ATGGCACGGGAGAAGGTCGTCAAACGAGGAACGCCTCCTAACGAGGACGCGCCGACACCGCTTTCTCTCGCCGAGGAACCGGCAATCAAGTCGCTCCGGCCGCGGCGGCTGGCCGAATATATCGGCCAAACGCACGTCGTCGCCAACTTGCGCGTTGCGCTGCAGGCGGCCAAGCAGCGCGGGGAGCCACTCGACCATGTGCTCCTTCACGGTCCGCCGGGGCTCGGCAAAACAACGCTCTCGCACATCATCGCTGCCGAGATGGAGACGACGATGATCGCCACCTCGGGGCCGATGTTGGAAAAACCGAAGGATCTACTGGGCATTCTGACCAATCTCGAAACAGGCCAAGTGCTCTTTATCGACGAGATCCATCGGATTCCTCATGTCGTGGAGGAGTTTCTCTACGCGGCGATGGAGGATTTTCAGGTCGATTTCGTCCTCGACCGAGGGGCGTTTGCGCGGACGATCAAGATCCCCATCAAGCCTTTCACCCTGGTTGGCGCGACAACGCGAGCTGGGCTGCTGACAGCGCCGCTTCGCGACCGCTTCGGCATCTTTCTGCACCTCGATTTCTATACTCCTGAGGAACTGGCGGAGGTGGTTTCCCGCTCGGCGGATATCCTCGGGATCCCGATCGAGCCGGAGGGCGCGGCCGAGATCGCGCGCCGGTCCCGCGGGACCCCGCGCATCGCGAACCGGCTGCTCCGGCGCGTGCGCGACTACGCGCAGGTCCATGGGGAAGGGGTGATCACGCGCGAGATCGCGCAGCTCGCTCTTGAACGGGAGGGGATCGACGAGCGCGGTCTCGATGCGCTCGACCGCCGCTACCTCTGGACGATCAGCGAACTGTACGCCGGGGGGCCGGTTGGCATCGAGGCGCTCGCCGCAACGCTGAACGAGGAGCCTGACACCCTGGAGGAGGTAGTCGAGCCCTACCTGCTGAAGCAGGGCTATGTCATTCGCACCGCTTCCGGCCGAAAGACACCGTCTTCCCGTCCCGACCAGCCCCCTCTTTTCTCGCTCGACTAG
- a CDS encoding pyridoxamine 5'-phosphate oxidase family protein, with translation MMAPHKTWDKAHLDRIQAILDRTAKNARPEAARIFARDDWRFNAEQFMEFWQNTHWCTVASVGPNGQPHLAVIHSYFQPDGRLTMRMFTNSLRAKDLQTNNRVALNKNADGAVATVYGRARIVPGSEAVRQGAESVEVEIDITSIYAMKPKRD, from the coding sequence ATGATGGCTCCACACAAGACGTGGGACAAGGCGCATCTCGACAGAATCCAGGCGATCCTCGATCGAACGGCCAAGAACGCTCGCCCGGAGGCGGCACGGATCTTCGCGCGTGACGACTGGAGGTTCAACGCCGAGCAGTTTATGGAGTTCTGGCAGAACACCCACTGGTGCACGGTTGCCTCAGTGGGGCCGAATGGCCAGCCCCACCTGGCGGTTATCCATTCCTACTTTCAGCCGGATGGGCGGCTGACAATGCGGATGTTCACCAACTCCCTGCGCGCGAAGGATTTGCAGACCAACAACCGGGTTGCTCTCAACAAGAACGCTGACGGCGCGGTAGCGACGGTCTACGGCCGGGCACGCATTGTGCCCGGAAGCGAAGCCGTTCGGCAGGGGGCGGAGAGCGTTGAGGTCGAGATCGACATCACGAGCATTTATGCCATGAAACCGAAGCGAGACTAG
- a CDS encoding pyridoxamine 5'-phosphate oxidase family protein has protein sequence MTAETIARDPAFVQRIQELLDRSAATATPEVGRTFARPDWRLDAQTFLDLWHQQRACTVASVGPKGQPHLAMVHADFQPDGRLTMRMFTNSVRAKDLRTNNRVALQKHLDGAVMTIYGRARPVPGTEASRNGIESIEVEIEPTRIYAMKPQGGR, from the coding sequence ATGACTGCGGAGACCATTGCTCGCGACCCGGCGTTTGTCCAGCGCATTCAGGAATTGCTCGACCGGTCGGCGGCAACGGCCACCCCCGAAGTGGGACGCACGTTTGCCCGTCCGGACTGGCGGCTTGATGCGCAGACGTTCCTTGACCTCTGGCATCAGCAGCGCGCCTGCACGGTCGCGTCGGTTGGTCCGAAAGGCCAGCCGCATCTAGCGATGGTGCATGCCGACTTTCAGCCCGACGGGCGGCTGACGATGCGCATGTTCACCAACTCGGTGCGTGCCAAGGATCTCCGGACGAATAACCGGGTCGCCCTGCAGAAACATCTTGACGGCGCGGTAATGACGATCTACGGCCGCGCCCGCCCCGTGCCTGGGACGGAGGCGAGCCGAAACGGGATTGAGAGCATCGAAGTCGAGATCGAGCCGACGCGGATCTATGCCATGAAACCGCAGGGCGGGCGATAG
- the mdh gene encoding malate dehydrogenase: MKRTKITVVGAGNVGGTTAQRLAERDYADVVLVDIVEGLPQGKALDILQSGPIYGYHTALIGTNDYAPTANSDIVIITSGVARKPGMSRDDLLRTNADIVASVTDQVVRYSPNAILIVVSNPLDAMTQLALKRSGFPRNRVFGQAGVLDSARFCTFIAQELNVSVENVHATVLGGHGDTMVPLSRYTTVAGIPVTELIPPARLREIEQRTADGGAEIVRYLKTGSAYYAPSAATVEMVDAVVLDKKKILPCCVMLQGEYGISGLCVGVPVKLGRNGVEEIIQLTLTPEEDAALKRSANAVKELVDVIGV, encoded by the coding sequence ATGAAACGGACCAAGATCACCGTTGTGGGCGCCGGCAATGTTGGAGGAACGACAGCTCAGCGTCTCGCTGAACGTGACTACGCCGATGTCGTCCTTGTCGATATCGTCGAGGGGCTGCCGCAAGGCAAGGCGCTCGATATCCTGCAATCCGGTCCGATTTACGGCTACCACACCGCGCTCATCGGAACAAACGACTACGCGCCGACCGCCAATAGCGACATTGTGATCATTACGTCCGGCGTTGCGCGCAAGCCCGGGATGAGCCGCGACGACCTCCTCCGCACCAACGCCGACATCGTTGCGAGCGTCACCGATCAGGTCGTGCGGTATTCGCCGAACGCGATCCTCATCGTGGTCTCCAACCCGCTCGACGCCATGACGCAGCTTGCGCTCAAGCGCAGCGGCTTTCCGCGCAATCGGGTCTTTGGCCAGGCGGGAGTGCTCGACTCCGCGCGGTTCTGCACGTTCATCGCCCAAGAGCTGAACGTCTCGGTCGAAAATGTCCACGCGACTGTGCTTGGCGGCCACGGCGACACCATGGTGCCGCTCTCGCGCTACACGACCGTCGCAGGCATTCCCGTGACCGAACTGATCCCGCCAGCGCGCCTGCGCGAGATCGAGCAGCGGACAGCGGACGGCGGAGCGGAGATTGTCCGCTATCTCAAGACGGGGTCAGCGTACTACGCGCCCTCAGCGGCAACGGTCGAGATGGTCGACGCGGTGGTCCTCGACAAGAAGAAGATCCTGCCGTGCTGTGTCATGCTGCAGGGCGAGTATGGGATCTCCGGCCTCTGCGTCGGCGTTCCGGTCAAGCTCGGCAGAAACGGCGTCGAGGAAATCATCCAGCTGACCCTGACGCCGGAGGAAGACGCCGCCCTCAAGCGTTCGGCCAACGCGGTGAAAGAGCTCGTCGACGTGATCGGGGTGTAG